The following coding sequences are from one Candidatus Borkfalkia ceftriaxoniphila window:
- a CDS encoding response regulator transcription factor, translated as MRVLIVDDEAMIRNVLKEYVEFEGNEAFEASDGMQAVKLCKENDYDIILMDVMMPMLDGFSAVKEIHKNKDIPVIMLSARGEEYDKLFGFEMGADDYVTKPFSPKEVMARIAAVTKRHKAGAAGQKREIEKFEGLEIDMKGRNVYVDGQKLELTPKEYELLFYLVKNKGIALSREKLLSDVWGFDFYGDDRTVDTHIKMLRSNLKEYRKFIVTLRGLGYKFEA; from the coding sequence ATGCGAGTTTTGATTGTGGACGACGAGGCGATGATACGCAACGTTTTGAAAGAATATGTGGAATTCGAGGGCAACGAGGCTTTCGAGGCGTCCGACGGGATGCAGGCGGTAAAGTTGTGCAAGGAAAACGATTACGACATTATTTTGATGGACGTGATGATGCCCATGCTCGACGGGTTTTCGGCGGTCAAGGAAATTCACAAGAACAAGGATATCCCCGTCATCATGCTCTCCGCTCGCGGGGAGGAATACGATAAACTGTTCGGGTTCGAAATGGGCGCGGACGATTACGTGACCAAGCCTTTTTCGCCCAAAGAGGTGATGGCGCGCATCGCGGCGGTCACCAAGCGGCACAAGGCGGGCGCGGCGGGGCAAAAGAGAGAGATCGAAAAATTCGAAGGGCTGGAGATCGACATGAAGGGCCGCAACGTATATGTGGACGGACAGAAACTCGAACTGACGCCAAAAGAATACGAGCTTTTGTTTTATCTCGTAAAAAACAAGGGCATCGCGCTCTCGCGCGAAAAACTGTTGTCCGACGTGTGGGGCTTCGATTTTTACGGCGACGACCGCACGGTGGACACGCATATCAAAATGCTGCGCAGCAATTTGAAAGAATACAGAAAATTTATCGTTACTTTGCGGGGACTGGGTTATAAATTCGAGGCATGA
- a CDS encoding sensor histidine kinase: protein MRQHRRFKSINFILWVSFLAFAAFILILTWVFQITLLRTFLTVQVKDELESFGREIYQTLERMSPQSSQVIDGYILSKENDNRATDIFILNLEDGGKLHPSSEDGQLVTGVASDQFEKVKEKLADSPYGDSVIVQISGSSYVYAAKMAMMTAGSPEVTDVCLYISYSTVLADKTVGNMQLQLVLISLIVIFVALIISGLLSMELTKPISQISRAAKRMATGDYSVDFQAQYSYAEMNALAETLNYAKEEISRADELQKEVLANVTHDLKTPLTMIKAYASMIQEISGDNPEKREKHTQVIIDETDRLTALVNDILKMSKIRSGMDTLKTEEFNLSEFIHTVLERFEFLTETQGYTIVRDIDDELYTRADKDKIEQVVYNLIGNAVNYTGDDKKITVSLHRKNEKIRFSVTDTGKGIPPEECSTIWERYYSSAETHKRPIKGTGLGLSIVKTILVKHGFGFGVDSEVGKGSTFFVDFPDL, encoded by the coding sequence ATGAGGCAACATCGGCGTTTCAAAAGCATTAATTTCATATTGTGGGTCAGTTTTCTCGCGTTTGCTGCGTTCATACTCATCTTGACCTGGGTTTTCCAGATCACGCTTTTGCGTACGTTTTTAACCGTACAGGTCAAGGACGAGTTGGAATCTTTCGGGAGAGAGATCTATCAGACGCTGGAAAGAATGTCGCCGCAGTCCTCGCAGGTGATCGACGGCTATATCCTCTCCAAAGAAAACGATAACCGCGCCACGGATATTTTTATCCTGAATTTGGAGGACGGGGGAAAACTGCACCCTTCTTCCGAGGACGGGCAGTTGGTCACGGGCGTCGCTTCCGATCAGTTCGAAAAGGTCAAGGAAAAACTGGCGGACAGTCCCTATGGGGACAGCGTCATCGTCCAGATTTCCGGCTCCTCCTACGTCTATGCCGCCAAAATGGCGATGATGACGGCGGGATCGCCCGAAGTGACGGACGTCTGTCTGTATATCAGTTATTCCACCGTTCTCGCGGATAAGACCGTGGGCAATATGCAGTTGCAACTCGTGCTCATTTCGCTCATCGTCATTTTTGTCGCCCTGATCATTTCTGGATTGTTGTCGATGGAACTTACCAAACCTATTTCTCAGATTTCCCGCGCCGCCAAGCGCATGGCGACGGGCGATTATTCGGTGGATTTCCAGGCGCAGTATTCCTATGCGGAAATGAACGCGCTCGCGGAAACGCTCAACTACGCGAAAGAGGAGATCAGCCGCGCCGACGAGTTGCAAAAGGAAGTGCTCGCCAACGTGACGCACGATTTAAAGACGCCGCTCACCATGATCAAGGCATATGCCTCGATGATACAGGAGATCTCAGGCGACAACCCCGAAAAGCGCGAAAAACACACGCAGGTCATCATCGACGAAACCGACAGGCTCACCGCGCTCGTCAATGATATCCTCAAAATGTCCAAGATCCGTTCGGGCATGGACACGCTGAAAACGGAAGAGTTCAACTTATCGGAATTCATTCATACCGTTCTCGAACGCTTTGAATTTCTCACGGAAACGCAAGGGTACACGATCGTGCGCGACATAGACGACGAACTGTACACCCGCGCCGACAAGGATAAGATCGAGCAGGTCGTGTACAATCTCATCGGCAACGCCGTCAACTATACGGGCGACGACAAAAAGATCACCGTTTCCCTCCACAGAAAAAACGAAAAGATCCGCTTTTCCGTCACGGATACGGGCAAAGGCATTCCTCCCGAGGAATGTTCCACCATCTGGGAGCGCTATTACAGTTCGGCGGAAACGCATAAACGGCCCATCAAGGGTACGGGGCTGGGGCTCTCCATCGTAAAGACCATTCTC